In Halomicrobium zhouii, the sequence GACGGCGAGGCGACCATCTACGGCTACGACGTCGAGTACGACCCCATCCCCCACGAGTCGGGTTCGATCTCGTATCCCGGCGGCTGGCTCGAGTTCCGCATCGAACACGACGACGACGAGCAGGTCCGCCGCGAGGAGTGACCCTCTCGACCACGGAAGCGAGCCGCCGAAGCGCAAGAGTGAGAACCCGGCCCGCCGACCCCTCGCTATGGTCGACTGGTCCGTCTACCTCGTCACCGAGCAGCGCGCCTCGGCCGGCCGCTCGACGCCCGAAATCGTCGCAAGCGCCCTCGACGGCGGCGTCGGTGTCGTCCAGCTCCGCGACAAGGCCCTGCCGGTCCGCGACCGACTCGCCGTCGGTCGTGAGGTCAGGGAACTCACCCGCGACGCCGGCGTCCCGCTGATCGTCAACGACCGCGTCGACCTGGCCCAGGCCATCGACGCCGACGGCGTCCACCTCGGCGACGACGACCTGCCGGTCGAAGTCGCTCGTGAGATTCTCGGCGAGGACGCCATCATCGGCCGCTCGGCGTCGTTCGTCGAGGACGCCATCGCCGCCGAGGGCACCGGCGCGGACTACCTCGGCGTCGGGTCCGTCTACGCCACCGAGTCGAAAGCGGACGTCCCCGACGACGAGTACGCCGTCGGACCGGAGCGCGTGCGCGCCATCGCCGACGCCGTCTCGATTCCCGTCGTCGGCATCGGCGGAATCACCGCCGACAACGCCGCCGAAGTCGCGGCCGCCGGCGCCGACGGCGTGGCGGTCATCTCGGCGATCACGAAGGCGGAAGATCCCGAAACGGCGACAGTGGCGTTGCGAGACGCCGTCGACGGCGGGCGAAACCGGGAGTGAGTCGCCGAGGTCTCGGTCGATCAGGAGATGTCCCTATCCGATACGCCTCACTCGCGGTTCTCGCGCGGATCGACCGCATGTTCCTGCCACTCGTCGTAATCGAACGACCCGGCCTCGTGACTCACCGCGACGACCTCTGCGTGTTTCGCCGACGAATCGAGACCACGGACGTGATCGCTGACTCGCCAGTAGGTTCCTTTGAGGTCGACTCGACCGCTCTCTCTAAGCCGTACTAACGCCGGTCCGACGGAGTCGCTAGCGACTCCCGTCTCTTTCGCGATTTCCGACTGGGTGAACGCCTCGTCTGCGTGCCCCTCGAGATAGGTGAGGATTTCGTGCGCGTTCGGCCCCGACTCCGGACCGTCGTCGTCGAGTTCGTCGAATCGGTCCGTGCTAATTGGCATGGGCTGGCTATGTCATTCGTGTTTGCCGTCCTAAGCGATTTTGTTACTTCGAGATGACGGCTATTCGCCTGACGGCTAACTACGAGCCCGCGGATCACCCGACTGGTGAGACTTCGGCCCGCAGATCTAACTTCTACCGTCGCCAACTCACCCACAGTTAACCAAAGGCCGAAACGGTTAACTAACAAGCCGTCCAGCGGACTCGTAGTTAGATGGACCCCGCCGACTTCACTGCAGGACCGGGCCGCATCGACGACCACGAGGGCTTGCCCTGTTACACGCCGGCGAGCCTGCCGCCGGACCTCGAGTACACCGAGGACCTGCTCGCCGTCTACGGCGACGCCCAGTACGCACTCGGCCGGCTGGCCACGCTGGCCCGGGACATCGACAACCCGAACCTGCTCATCGCACCCTTCGTCCACCGCGAGGCGGCGATGAGTTCCCAGGTCGAGGGGACGAACGTCACCATCTCGGACATCTACCAGCACGAGGTGGGCGCCGAGCCCAGCCGGTCGGCGGCGGAACTCGACGACGTCCGCGAGGCGTACAACTACGTCGACGCGGTGACCCAGGGGTTCGAGAGACTCGACGACGGCGGGTCTATCGAGGTAGACCTGATCTGTGACCTCCACGAGACGCTGATGGGGTCGGTCCGCGGCGGCGAGGAGCGACCCGGCGAACTACGAGAGGTCCCCGTCTACATCGGTGCCCGCGACGGCACCCCCGAGGACGCCAACTTCATCCCGGCGAACCCGGACCTGGTGCCCCTCCTGCTCGACCAGCTCTTTTCCTACGTCGGCCGCGGTGAGTACCCGCCGCTGATCGACGTCGCGCTGACCCACTACCAGTTCGAGACCATCCACCCGTTCCGCGACGGCAACGGCCGGATGGGGCGGCTGCTCATCATGCTCCAGCTGTACGATTCGGGCCTGCTGCCGGGGCCGTACCTCTACCTGTCGGCCTACTTCAAGCGCTTCGGCGACCAGTACCGCGAGAAGCTCCTGGCGGTGAGCCAGGACGGCGCCTGGGAGGAGTGGATCACCTTCGTCCTCGACGCCATCGCCGAGCAGGCCATCGACGGCTACGACTGCGGCATCGAACTGACCGAGTTGCGCGAGGAGTACCGCGAGCAGTTCCCGAGTTCGCCGACGGCGCGGGCGCTCGTCGACTACTGCTTCGAACAGCCCTACCTCACCGGCCCGCGCGCCGTCGAGGCCACGGGCCGCTCGAAGCC encodes:
- the thiE gene encoding thiamine phosphate synthase, which produces MVDWSVYLVTEQRASAGRSTPEIVASALDGGVGVVQLRDKALPVRDRLAVGREVRELTRDAGVPLIVNDRVDLAQAIDADGVHLGDDDLPVEVAREILGEDAIIGRSASFVEDAIAAEGTGADYLGVGSVYATESKADVPDDEYAVGPERVRAIADAVSIPVVGIGGITADNAAEVAAAGADGVAVISAITKAEDPETATVALRDAVDGGRNRE
- a CDS encoding MarR family transcriptional regulator, whose amino-acid sequence is MPISTDRFDELDDDGPESGPNAHEILTYLEGHADEAFTQSEIAKETGVASDSVGPALVRLRESGRVDLKGTYWRVSDHVRGLDSSAKHAEVVAVSHEAGSFDYDEWQEHAVDPRENRE
- a CDS encoding Fic family protein, which encodes MDPADFTAGPGRIDDHEGLPCYTPASLPPDLEYTEDLLAVYGDAQYALGRLATLARDIDNPNLLIAPFVHREAAMSSQVEGTNVTISDIYQHEVGAEPSRSAAELDDVREAYNYVDAVTQGFERLDDGGSIEVDLICDLHETLMGSVRGGEERPGELREVPVYIGARDGTPEDANFIPANPDLVPLLLDQLFSYVGRGEYPPLIDVALTHYQFETIHPFRDGNGRMGRLLIMLQLYDSGLLPGPYLYLSAYFKRFGDQYREKLLAVSQDGAWEEWITFVLDAIAEQAIDGYDCGIELTELREEYREQFPSSPTARALVDYCFEQPYLTGPRAVEATGRSKPAVYDAIEKLESAGIVEETTGKQRNKVYEAPEILAVVQG